The genome window TGAATCTATTGCATACAGTGACGTTGAGCTCAAcacaacttaagaaaacaaatGCAGATGGATCTAACACAGGCAATAAAGTTATCCACCAGGTCACATTTAGAAAAGGGTACCACAGAAGTATGAAACATGAGCAGATAAAGAAACATACACTGATATAACAAAATGTAGAGGGAGAATGTTGGAGTTTCCTTTATTTGAGCAAAAGCagaacaacactatggtctcaaccGCTAGGAagaaatcttcaagacaatctgataatagtgtaaataatggccccatttaggaaaaaataaaagataaagaatagtatgatttggggcgtggctacctttgattgacatgtcattaacaaggcgagccgtcatcaggagagaagcagagcaatgcgtatccacggcaacatgttaataaagttatatataatgttatattgataaaaaaaggacgttttgCAGTTTGGTCTcaaaactttgaccctttcactgtattttcacaaaCTCTTGtccagtgtttggttggactaacagacactccaaggagtcgcggTTCAGTTTTCTGAGCTAAGTAACaaacaatttgtttttgtttttttgctagccaaaatgaaaatcccagttaatgctccagttaatgctaacatgaattagcagcagcttctctcagtcaggttgaggtgtagagaggctgtagtcagtgatcagatccctctcctcctccacagtccaaatatggtctgcttcctgtatcagaaacaagatgatgatgagtgtaacgctgaactcaatgcttccaacgggccacaaaccaacaggtgacgtcacggtgactacgtccattatttatatacagtctatgagtcagacacatattatatacatatatagtgtTAGCATCTTTGTTACTTTACTTGCAGGAATAAGAGAAAAAGTTGGATACACGTAATATCATTTGATATTTCCCACCATTACCTGCATTCCAAATATTGTGGAGGTGTGTGGTTAAGGCACTCCTACATTTTCCTGTGAGACATTGCCACCCCAAACTGATCACATTACCATCCTGGCCACCCCACAGAAAATATCCTGGCTCCGTCACTGCACATAGATGTTCAGATTATTTTGGCCCTAAAGTGTATGTGCCTGAGGCATCTGTTGGAAGTTCTCCCTTAAAAGCAGCCTTCAGTTATTACATACTCTATAACCAACAGTTGGCAAAGGGGCTCATATAAAAGCAGCATGAATCGAGgctgtgcgtgcgtgtgtgtgtgtgtgtgtgtgtgtgtgtgtgtgtgtgtgtgtgtgtgtgtgtgtgtgtgtgtgtgtgtgtgtgtgtgtgtgtgtgtgtgtgtgtgtgtgtgtgtgtgtgtgtgtgtgtgtgtgtgtgtgtgtgtgcgcgtgtgtgtgtgtgtgtgtgtgtgtactaaaacaaaataattaaatgaacaACAATATGATTAATCAGTAAACTGTACCAACCAGGAAATCAATACGACCagaatatgattaaaaaataattactttattactttatattataacatttgtCCTCAAGTTAAGTGTCGTCacagcaaaaacattttcaagatTACCAATGTCAAACCATGAGAAACCACATAGGATTATGTTGTATGTCAAtgcaaaataaattacttaaaaacactATAGGAAAAGATCTCAGTAATGGCATAACTAACTGACAGAATGTACAgaatgtattaaaaatgtaataatatatactaTGATAGTATTAACTGCTGTTGGTTTCCAGTAGTGATGtgacaatgaagcctcatgaaccattttctttattttctgactccactagatggagctctctgatcaacaaagggctgaaaacacacttgatgaccattgctagagccttttaCAATAAACCAAGGCCGCCATCtggtgggctcagaaaataaagcaaatggttcatgaggctttattggcacatcactagtttcCAGTGTCAACCCATCCACCTCAGCACAAATCCCAACTAATTTCTTAAACTAGAAGAATTTCTTTCCATCAGAAATTGTTTCACAATGTCTTATTTAACTCCTACGAATTCTCCCTGGTATGGACatctttaaaataataacattacaGTCATTATGGTGACTTAGTCACACTCCAATTAGATTTAAATTGCCCTGCCATGACTGTCAGGTCAATTAgaaacatggtctcacaggaatctgtgaaatagccactgaatcacgtgaaactgacatggattttcgctacaatgcaagttaatgacagtcatatcccgtggctaacatacaaagtgattatgtacattcacggagtgaatatttagaaaataaaacatatatttctcgctagaaatgtgatcaaaatccatttttatgcagaaacttagtcaaaatattgattttttcactaaaaatgagagaactgtccgccatgttttttgttctgaccgccaggaccttgaaagtcacgtgacttggaacaaaccaataggaaaaaatatccatggaatagccacgggatatgtcattaacttgcattgtagcgaaatccgtgtcagtttaaTGGAattttgagtgattccgtggctattccacagattttgagttaagcgaatccgtggctgtttcacggattcctgtgagaccaggttctcaaTTAGATAAAGTTCACGTTCCTCGCTTTAATGTCCAATACACACTCAGCCCTGCTGTTTGTCCAGTGCTGCTGTGATTGGCAGCCTACATCAACCTATGAGGCTCCTCCCTGAAGCTGATGTCACAGAGCAGTGATAAGTGGTCAGAGGGGTAGTGGTATGAGGGGAGGCGGTTTCGGCCGATCTGCTCCTCGGTGGGAATgtccaacaggcagtccacactCAAAGCATCATGGGAGTACCAGATATAGTCCAGGGTGCTGCAGCTCTCTCCAGAGGGGCGGACCTTCCAGGTGGTATAAGCCGGCTCCGTCTGTCCGTCAGAGCTCAGCAGCTTGTATGCAGAGTTCAGGCCAAGAACGGAGGAGCTGAAGCGCCGGTAAACGTCCTCAGAGGGCTCCGCATTAAAGTCCCCGCACACTACCAGAGGGGTGCTGCCTGGCCCCGCCCCATTTTGGTTGCTGCCACCTTTAGATGTTATGTTCCGTAAACTTTGCAGCAAGTCGGCGCCCTGTGCGCTTCGTAGCCTCTCCCAGCCGCTACGAGCCTTCAGGTGGGTGACCGCCACGCACAGCTGCCTGCCCGTCACCTTGCAGGTAAGTGTCTGGACGATGGCTACCTGGTTGGTGGGCAGCATCATGGCCGACAGCCGCAGGTGAGCTGTGGCCTGCAGGGAGAAGCGTGAGCGGCGGTAAAACAGGGCGCAGCCATCAGGGCCGTTGTTCTGCTCTACGTCCAGACAGGGGGACCAGGGCTTCGCCAGGAAGGTGCCTTGGTAACCGAGGCTGGCCATGATTGGCTGGAAAGTGTCGTAGTAGTGGTCCACTTCCTGCAGGCACAGGATGTCTGGGCGGTAGGTGAGGATCTCCTCCAGGATCAGGTACTTCCTTTCTTGCCAGTTGAGAGCGTCCAGCGGACAGCGAATAAACCCGTCTTTCCCCTCACCAAGAGCTGgaaacaaagaaagagagagaattgtttatttttttatccttgGTTCTGTAAGAATGTACTTAGGGCACAGCAGTGCTTTGAGCTTAATGTTAATACAGCTTAGTTTAGTGTGTAAGCATACAGGCTTGAAGTTTTTAGgtttaatgtattaaatattcatCTATGACTAAATGCTTTTAcagctaaataaaaatatgttatttgcATTTATGCAGCATATCATGtttgtttatattaaaaaataaggaaGGGAAGGCGCTTAAAATATTGAGTACTAAATCACCATTGCAATATTGTTCTAAAACAAactcattttaaaagaagaatacATCGAAATTACATTACTTTGCTATTCTTCAGCCCGAGATGTTTACTATTGATGTGCCTCaggaaccattttctttattttttgaccccattcgatggcgctcttggttttTAAAAAGAGGCTTCAGCAATAGTTTTGAGTGTGTGtcagtcctttgttgaacagagagcgccatctattaggctcagaaaataaagacaatggttcattaggcttcattggcacatcattaGCGTTTACCCTCGAGAGaccataaatgtttttttagttttggattTTAATTTCAGTCTGGATCAAACTGGTTGAAAAACTGACGTATCCCTTGAGCCACAGACGAGCTAGAAACCTCTTGAATTTGAATATGTCTACATTACtataaatcacaaatcacaaatgattgactgattgatgaTCTGTACCTTGTGCAAGTATATTCCACTGGATGATCCGTATGGATGGGTTGTGCTTGTGGCTGCAGGGCATCATGCCGCTGGGATAGACCAGGTCCCGATGTGGCCGGGCCGGGCGCCTTCGCAGGGCCTCCTCACACTCTCTGAGGAGCTCGTCCGGGTCGGTCTCGGCCAGGTCATGGTCTGGGTACAGGTCTGGTTCGGCCAAGGGGGCACTGTTCAGTGGCTGGGCCAACGTACCAAACAACCTGCTACTGCTGCCACCCATTGGACAAACTGATGGagaggaaacaaaggaaaaaaatatgtggTCACTTCAAATG of Centropristis striata isolate RG_2023a ecotype Rhode Island chromosome 12, C.striata_1.0, whole genome shotgun sequence contains these proteins:
- the nocta gene encoding nocturnin — encoded protein: MNPARRCSALLSQLCVSSRGAATARKPFSPGAASAPAGTRYCFSGVGGDVKGSCHQLKPCGASATGATAVCPMGGSSSRLFGTLAQPLNSAPLAEPDLYPDHDLAETDPDELLRECEEALRRRPARPHRDLVYPSGMMPCSHKHNPSIRIIQWNILAQALGEGKDGFIRCPLDALNWQERKYLILEEILTYRPDILCLQEVDHYYDTFQPIMASLGYQGTFLAKPWSPCLDVEQNNGPDGCALFYRRSRFSLQATAHLRLSAMMLPTNQVAIVQTLTCKVTGRQLCVAVTHLKARSGWERLRSAQGADLLQSLRNITSKGGSNQNGAGPGSTPLVVCGDFNAEPSEDVYRRFSSSVLGLNSAYKLLSSDGQTEPAYTTWKVRPSGESCSTLDYIWYSHDALSVDCLLDIPTEEQIGRNRLPSYHYPSDHLSLLCDISFREEPHRLM